In Streptomyces sp. NBC_01426, one genomic interval encodes:
- a CDS encoding BTAD domain-containing putative transcriptional regulator gives MLCVQVLGPLGAAIDGMPVHLGSPRQRAVLALLMVHRGAVVPVDRLIDRLWCGRPPEKAAASLHAYVSNLRRVLEPGRAPRTPSGVLISAPPGYALRLPEEAVDAWRFEGAVRRARTASPAQARRLLDEALGWWHGAAYGEWADEEWAHAEASRLGELRVVARELAVEAALGSGAAVEAVPSAEALVREHPLREEGWRLLALALWAGGRRGDALAELRRAARITADELGLDPGDALADLERAMLTGRTEVLRAAVPTTGRPAPVVVSTAAPHELFVGRDGELAALYDVARDARYAGGVVLLTGEAGAGKSALLGRFRQQLRAEGWTVVVGRCPEFDGAPPAWAWAEALAALARQVPPPDPDAVAPLLHEDEYGAHPPHDGHGGAGARTRHGESDERLGRVVRGHRESTGGEGLSEGVPAWGDGRGAGRFRLHRAFSAWLRTAAGSGPLAVVIEDLHRADGETLALLERTADLTGAPVLVIATYRPADAGDRLTGALAELAHRSPHRLAVGGLPPHDVDTLVRAVCGTSVDAATVTALAERTGGNPFYVRESARLLASEGALVAVSDVPQGVRDVLRRRLRQLRPGALAVLQLASVCGCESEVGILIEAVDPAQYDEHQVFDGLEECVMAGLLTEPAPGQVRFAHALVRDTVYTDLIGVRRARLHARLAEVLRRRRPDDLAALAHHFARSATARTASLAVEYSLAAADLAERRYAHDTAVELLGQAIESFALIPAGEGGAADARGARLVALLGRLLRAEIRAGAVVSARYTRQRAIEAASDVGQDALVAVALGASIGPGLALSGPQGLVTPAALDTFVDGLIARAAVDPMILGLPVRTPPDGAPGEREGARQLAVARAVGDPLLISCALTAASGAVPQGFAGHREVLATELRVLGYAHDLPANSWVREHISGMAAGARNDVAGVRRHALKGRAIAARHRLVEAEAINLSTLAMLAHVEGRFADAEAGYAEVRDRLRANRSSHGDFVHVLGLTTVRLSQGRPSDAEPLLRAVDDGSAPLARLALAVVLARQGRTDRVHALGPLSTGVPDHLYSIALTLRAELACLLRDRSAARELLPLLLPARDQLAGAAGISFVTRPLAHALGEIHRLLGDEPEALRHFARAEEVARRWRSPHLEAAARAAVAAGTTGVRAAASG, from the coding sequence ATGCTCTGTGTTCAGGTCCTGGGGCCGCTCGGTGCCGCCATCGACGGCATGCCGGTCCACCTGGGAAGTCCCCGGCAACGCGCGGTCCTCGCCCTCCTGATGGTCCACCGCGGCGCCGTCGTACCCGTGGACAGGCTCATCGACCGGCTGTGGTGCGGCCGGCCCCCGGAGAAGGCGGCCGCATCCCTGCACGCCTACGTGTCGAACCTGCGCCGGGTGCTCGAACCCGGCCGGGCGCCCCGCACTCCGTCCGGCGTGCTGATCAGCGCCCCGCCCGGGTACGCGCTGCGGCTGCCGGAGGAAGCGGTCGACGCATGGCGTTTCGAAGGGGCGGTGCGGCGGGCGCGTACGGCATCACCGGCGCAGGCCCGGCGGTTGCTCGACGAGGCCCTCGGCTGGTGGCACGGGGCGGCGTACGGGGAGTGGGCCGACGAGGAGTGGGCCCACGCCGAGGCGTCCCGGCTGGGCGAACTGCGCGTCGTCGCACGGGAACTCGCGGTCGAGGCGGCCCTCGGGTCCGGGGCTGCGGTCGAGGCGGTGCCCTCGGCCGAGGCCCTCGTACGGGAGCACCCCCTGCGGGAGGAGGGCTGGCGGCTGCTCGCCCTCGCGCTGTGGGCGGGCGGCAGGCGCGGCGACGCACTGGCCGAACTGCGCCGGGCCGCCCGCATCACGGCCGACGAGCTCGGTCTGGACCCCGGCGACGCGCTGGCCGACCTGGAGCGGGCGATGCTGACGGGCCGGACCGAGGTGTTGCGCGCGGCGGTACCCACGACCGGCCGGCCCGCACCGGTGGTGGTCTCGACCGCTGCCCCGCACGAACTGTTCGTGGGACGGGACGGTGAGCTGGCGGCGCTGTACGACGTCGCCCGTGACGCCCGGTACGCGGGCGGCGTCGTGTTGCTGACCGGAGAGGCCGGAGCCGGCAAGTCCGCACTGCTCGGCCGGTTCCGGCAGCAGTTGCGGGCCGAAGGCTGGACGGTGGTGGTCGGGCGCTGCCCCGAGTTCGACGGCGCCCCGCCCGCGTGGGCTTGGGCGGAGGCACTCGCCGCGCTCGCCCGGCAGGTGCCTCCCCCGGACCCGGACGCGGTCGCCCCGCTGCTCCACGAGGACGAGTACGGCGCACACCCCCCGCACGACGGACACGGCGGGGCGGGTGCACGGACCCGGCACGGCGAGAGCGACGAACGCCTCGGGCGCGTGGTGCGCGGGCACCGCGAGAGCACGGGCGGCGAGGGCCTGTCGGAAGGGGTTCCGGCGTGGGGTGACGGGAGGGGCGCCGGGAGGTTCCGGCTGCACCGGGCGTTCAGCGCCTGGCTGCGGACGGCAGCCGGGAGCGGCCCGCTGGCGGTGGTCATCGAAGACCTGCACCGGGCGGACGGCGAGACCCTGGCCCTGCTGGAGCGGACCGCCGATCTCACCGGCGCCCCGGTGCTGGTCATCGCGACGTACCGTCCGGCCGACGCGGGAGACCGACTGACCGGGGCCCTCGCCGAACTGGCGCACCGCTCCCCGCACCGACTGGCCGTCGGCGGGCTGCCGCCGCACGATGTGGACACCCTGGTCCGGGCCGTGTGCGGCACGTCGGTCGACGCGGCCACCGTGACCGCGCTCGCCGAACGGACCGGCGGGAACCCCTTCTACGTGCGCGAGAGCGCCCGGCTGCTGGCCAGCGAAGGCGCGCTGGTGGCCGTCTCCGACGTGCCGCAGGGCGTACGCGACGTGCTGCGCCGGCGCCTGCGGCAGCTGCGCCCGGGGGCCCTCGCCGTCCTTCAGCTCGCCTCCGTGTGCGGCTGCGAGTCCGAGGTGGGCATCCTCATCGAGGCCGTCGATCCCGCCCAGTACGACGAGCATCAGGTCTTCGACGGCTTGGAGGAGTGCGTCATGGCGGGGCTGCTGACCGAACCGGCGCCCGGCCAGGTCCGGTTCGCGCACGCACTGGTCCGCGACACCGTCTACACCGACCTGATCGGGGTGCGCCGCGCACGCCTGCACGCCCGGCTGGCGGAAGTGCTGCGACGTCGCAGACCCGACGACCTGGCGGCCCTGGCCCACCACTTCGCGCGGTCGGCGACGGCGCGGACCGCTTCGCTCGCCGTCGAGTACTCCCTCGCCGCGGCGGACCTGGCGGAGCGCCGTTACGCCCACGACACGGCGGTGGAGCTGCTGGGGCAGGCCATCGAGTCGTTCGCCCTGATACCCGCCGGCGAGGGCGGCGCGGCGGACGCACGCGGCGCCCGGCTGGTGGCCCTGCTCGGACGGCTGTTGCGGGCCGAGATACGGGCCGGGGCGGTGGTCTCCGCGCGGTACACGCGCCAGCGCGCCATCGAGGCGGCATCGGACGTGGGCCAGGACGCGCTCGTGGCGGTGGCGCTCGGCGCGTCGATCGGCCCCGGGCTCGCGCTGAGCGGACCGCAGGGACTCGTCACCCCGGCCGCGCTCGACACGTTCGTCGACGGGCTGATCGCCCGCGCCGCCGTGGACCCGATGATCCTCGGACTCCCGGTACGGACCCCCCCGGACGGGGCGCCCGGCGAGCGGGAGGGCGCCCGGCAACTCGCGGTCGCCCGCGCGGTCGGTGACCCGCTGCTGATCTCCTGCGCCCTGACGGCCGCGTCCGGCGCCGTACCGCAGGGATTCGCCGGCCACCGCGAGGTCCTGGCGACGGAACTGCGGGTGCTCGGCTACGCGCACGACCTCCCCGCCAACAGTTGGGTGCGGGAGCACATCAGCGGCATGGCCGCGGGTGCCCGCAACGACGTGGCCGGGGTCCGCCGCCACGCGCTGAAGGGACGGGCGATCGCCGCACGGCACCGGCTGGTCGAGGCGGAAGCGATCAACCTGTCGACCCTGGCCATGCTGGCCCATGTCGAGGGCCGGTTCGCCGACGCCGAGGCCGGCTACGCCGAGGTGCGGGACCGGCTGCGGGCCAACAGGTCGTCGCACGGCGACTTCGTCCACGTACTGGGGCTGACGACCGTCCGGCTCAGCCAGGGGCGTCCCTCGGACGCCGAGCCGCTGCTGCGGGCCGTCGACGACGGGAGCGCTCCCCTGGCCCGGCTCGCCCTCGCCGTCGTCCTCGCCCGGCAGGGCAGGACCGACCGGGTTCATGCGCTCGGTCCCCTCTCCACCGGCGTGCCCGACCACCTCTACAGCATCGCCCTGACGCTCCGGGCCGAACTGGCGTGCCTGCTGCGGGACCGGTCCGCGGCCCGCGAGTTGCTCCCGCTGCTGCTGCCGGCCCGCGACCAGCTCGCGGGCGCCGCCGGCATCTCCTTCGTCACCCGCCCGCTCGCCCACGCGCTCGGCGAGATCCACCGGCTCCTGGGAGACGAACCCGAGGCGCTACGGCACTTCGCCCGGGCGGAGGAAGTCGCCCGGCGGTGGAGATCGCCCCACCTGGAGGCAGCGGCTCGCGCGGCCGTCGCGGCGGGGACGACGGGCGTACGGGCGGCGGCGTCCGGTTAG
- a CDS encoding RICIN domain-containing protein: MAPVSGGRSASAPAGGGPGRLTRLLAARTATAPTPVRGSAEGQEVQPERSARIIGAVTAASVLLALGLGTVAFMALPGGDASGPGAARVEEAAAPTVGPDGSVLPAPSASPPASGTPAANPPGAEGAPAAGRPAPPGAGPATGAGPAPGSGPAPGKGAAPGPAPAGQEAGAPAPQAAGSGDATAPRPAQKPPAPAAAAPAKAVGDTIVGYGSSRCVGVSTRNGSDGSALQLQGCGGDAWQKWVFASDGSVRSMGLCMDIARASTANGADIQLARCNGGWAQRFNLNGSHDLVNTQIGKCVDTKDAGTAAGTRLQLWDCGGTSNQKWHLG; this comes from the coding sequence GTGGCTCCGGTCAGCGGCGGCCGGTCCGCGTCCGCACCGGCCGGCGGCGGGCCGGGAAGGTTGACCCGGCTGCTCGCGGCCCGGACCGCCACCGCGCCGACGCCCGTGCGCGGCAGCGCGGAAGGGCAGGAGGTCCAGCCGGAACGCAGCGCACGGATCATCGGGGCCGTGACCGCCGCCTCGGTGCTGCTGGCCCTGGGCCTCGGCACCGTCGCGTTCATGGCCCTCCCCGGCGGCGACGCCTCCGGGCCGGGCGCGGCGCGCGTCGAGGAGGCCGCCGCCCCGACGGTCGGCCCGGACGGTTCGGTGCTCCCCGCCCCGTCCGCGTCCCCGCCCGCGAGCGGCACGCCGGCGGCGAACCCGCCCGGCGCCGAGGGCGCCCCGGCCGCCGGGCGTCCGGCCCCGCCCGGCGCGGGCCCGGCCACCGGTGCCGGTCCCGCGCCCGGGTCGGGGCCCGCCCCCGGGAAGGGTGCCGCGCCCGGTCCCGCCCCCGCAGGTCAGGAGGCCGGCGCCCCGGCGCCCCAGGCAGCCGGCTCCGGCGACGCCACCGCCCCGCGCCCCGCGCAGAAGCCCCCGGCTCCGGCGGCCGCCGCACCGGCCAAGGCGGTCGGCGACACGATCGTCGGCTACGGGTCTTCCCGCTGCGTCGGCGTGTCGACGCGCAACGGATCGGACGGTTCCGCACTGCAGTTGCAGGGATGTGGCGGCGACGCCTGGCAGAAGTGGGTGTTCGCGTCCGACGGCAGCGTCCGCTCCATGGGGCTGTGCATGGACATCGCCCGCGCCTCGACGGCCAACGGTGCGGACATCCAACTGGCCCGCTGCAACGGCGGATGGGCCCAGCGGTTCAACCTCAACGGCTCCCACGACCTGGTCAACACCCAGATCGGGAAGTGCGTCGACACCAAGGACGCGGGCACCGCCGCCGGCACCCGCCTCCAACTCTGGGACTGCGGTGGTACGTCCAACCAGAAGTGGCACCTCGGCTGA
- a CDS encoding helix-turn-helix transcriptional regulator, whose protein sequence is MTLGTISIAVLASDPITGEGTAWSLCRHQGLKILPQEDHREADVVLMLTADVTEETMALMESVAARSTNPAMGIVLVTGRIDEAHLMRAVHHGLRGVLWRQDSTFDKVVEAVRGVAEGAATLPAPLQGQLVDHIKAVQRDVLAPLGLTTSGLEAREVDVLRLLADGFDTTEIARKLNYSERTIKNIVSVMMNRLGLRNRTHAVAFALRTGTL, encoded by the coding sequence GTGACGTTGGGGACGATATCGATCGCGGTCCTCGCCAGTGACCCGATCACCGGAGAGGGCACCGCCTGGAGCCTGTGCAGGCATCAGGGACTGAAGATCCTGCCGCAGGAAGACCACCGGGAGGCGGACGTGGTCCTCATGCTCACCGCGGACGTGACCGAGGAGACGATGGCACTCATGGAGTCGGTCGCCGCCCGGTCGACCAACCCCGCCATGGGAATCGTGCTGGTGACGGGCCGTATCGACGAGGCCCACCTGATGCGTGCGGTCCACCACGGCCTGCGCGGCGTGCTGTGGCGCCAGGACAGCACGTTCGACAAGGTCGTGGAGGCGGTCCGGGGCGTCGCCGAGGGCGCCGCGACCTTGCCGGCCCCTCTGCAGGGGCAGCTCGTGGACCACATCAAGGCCGTGCAGCGCGATGTGCTGGCACCGCTGGGACTGACCACGTCCGGCCTGGAAGCCCGTGAGGTCGACGTGCTGAGGTTGCTCGCCGACGGTTTCGACACGACCGAGATCGCCCGGAAGCTCAACTACTCCGAGCGCACCATCAAGAACATCGTCAGCGTCATGATGAACCGCCTCGGGCTGCGCAACCGCACCCACGCGGTCGCCTTCGCGCTGCGCACCGGGACCCTGTAG
- the eccCa gene encoding type VII secretion protein EccCa: MVTKRSPRAEGPPMPEGQVELAEPPVLGEPATADFGSVMMYLPMGLGAGAMVLMFSVGSGGTTMYMMAGMMGIAMVSMTLMQVGRPGAERRRRMRAERRDYLRYLGQKRTQARQAADGQRAALLWDDPEAGDLWALALGPRLWERRPAHEDFARVRIGLGTRRAALEFLPPQTKPVEDLEPLCAISLRRFTRAHQTVPLLPVPVSLRRFTSVEFTGESAEALDLARAMLARLAVFHSPDELRIAFLGDEAARREWDWLKWLPHNAHPREEDAAGPVRLAAGDHEALLDLLGPDLRDRPDHDPASSPGVTEPFTVIVAQGVRLPDTSRLLGAGVRGVVLLDLTGAVPGGPRVLRLSVRGGRVDFPNGAETVSALADRLGSVEAETLARTLAPMRTGGGVDLVDRPLESDFDLATMLGIRDARAFDVAAGWRPRLAQDARLKVPIGVTEDGEIVELDLKESAQGGMGPHGLLIGATGSGKSELLRTLVMGLAATHSSEILNLVLVDFKGGATFLNMDRLPHTSAVITNLADELHLVDRMRDSINGEMIRRQELLREAGFASLYEYEKARGAGAATLAPLPSLLIIVDEFSELLANKPEFVELFVSIGRLGRSLGVHLLLASQRLDESRIHRVEGHLSYRLALRTFSSMESRSVIGTSSAYELPSAPGNGYLKVDTTNLVRFKAAYVSGPAPAPQGPVETGHADGQVLEVTAFGLAQSGPPASVRAEEASVLVSLAEEALRDQGSGAAEAEESAESPDDSLLDVLVGRLEDNGPPARQVWLSPLSESPGLDQLLPGIVPDPERGMGAADPRVQGALRVPLGMVDRPFEQLRELLVADLSGADGHVGLVGAPQTGKSTMLRTLMLSLALTHTPAEVQFYCLDFGGGGLVSTAGLPHVGSVATRLERDRVLRTVEELSQLLERREQLFAARGLESMAAFRALRAAGTVDDPYGDVFLLVDGWATLRQDYEDLEQRVMELAARGLSFGLHVVVSAVRWSEVRPRLRDMLGTKLELRLGDSMESEVGSRAAAGVPHQPGRGLTGSGHHFLSALPRLDSSSRTDDLTAATKSAVAEIDTFWTGVRAPGVRLLPATLDARRLPAPADTRDLKFCLGWDEQRLAPLWHDFGTTPHLLVYGDGETGKTNALRLAIRAITTRYRPEEARILLADPGRGLLKDVPEEYRVGYVVDNDGLGKLAESAAVSVGKRQPGADVSPEQLEKRDWWSGPLLFVLIDDYDLFSGAPGSVAPMTPLVPLLAQGAHIGLHLVVARSTSGAMRSVMDPLVRRMWELGNPALLFSYPKEEGKFIGEAKPRTLPAGRAQLVTRRTVKLVQTGLVSTPPAPTPGAR, encoded by the coding sequence GTGGTCACCAAGCGCTCGCCGCGTGCCGAAGGTCCGCCGATGCCCGAGGGGCAGGTCGAACTCGCCGAGCCCCCCGTGCTCGGCGAGCCCGCCACCGCCGACTTCGGCTCGGTGATGATGTACCTGCCGATGGGCCTGGGCGCCGGTGCGATGGTGCTGATGTTCTCGGTCGGTAGCGGCGGCACGACCATGTACATGATGGCCGGGATGATGGGCATCGCCATGGTCAGCATGACCCTGATGCAGGTCGGCCGGCCCGGCGCGGAACGGCGCCGCCGGATGCGCGCCGAACGCCGCGACTACCTTCGCTATCTGGGCCAGAAGCGCACGCAGGCCCGGCAGGCCGCCGACGGGCAGCGGGCCGCGCTGCTGTGGGACGACCCGGAAGCCGGAGACCTGTGGGCACTCGCCCTCGGCCCCCGGCTGTGGGAACGCAGGCCCGCCCACGAGGACTTCGCCCGCGTCCGGATCGGGCTGGGCACCCGCCGGGCTGCCCTGGAGTTCCTGCCGCCGCAGACGAAGCCGGTCGAGGACCTGGAGCCGCTGTGCGCGATCTCGCTGCGCCGCTTCACGCGGGCGCACCAGACCGTGCCCCTCCTGCCCGTGCCCGTGTCCCTGCGGCGCTTCACCAGCGTCGAGTTCACCGGCGAGAGCGCGGAAGCGCTGGACCTGGCCCGCGCGATGTTGGCCCGGCTCGCGGTCTTCCACTCACCCGACGAACTGCGGATCGCGTTCCTGGGCGACGAGGCCGCGCGCCGCGAGTGGGACTGGCTCAAGTGGCTGCCGCACAACGCCCACCCGCGCGAGGAGGACGCCGCCGGTCCCGTCCGCCTCGCCGCCGGCGACCACGAGGCACTGCTCGACCTGCTCGGGCCGGACCTGCGCGACCGGCCCGACCACGATCCCGCGTCCTCGCCCGGCGTCACCGAGCCGTTCACGGTGATCGTCGCCCAGGGCGTGCGGCTCCCCGATACCTCGCGGCTGCTGGGCGCCGGAGTGCGCGGAGTCGTGCTGCTGGACCTCACCGGGGCGGTACCCGGTGGCCCCAGGGTGCTCCGGCTCTCCGTCCGCGGCGGCCGCGTCGACTTCCCCAACGGCGCCGAGACCGTCTCCGCTCTCGCCGACCGGCTGGGGTCGGTGGAGGCGGAGACGCTCGCCCGGACCCTGGCCCCGATGCGTACCGGCGGCGGTGTGGACCTGGTGGACCGTCCCCTGGAGTCCGACTTCGACCTGGCCACCATGCTCGGCATCCGCGACGCGCGCGCCTTCGACGTCGCCGCCGGATGGCGCCCCCGCCTCGCGCAGGACGCCCGCCTCAAGGTGCCGATCGGGGTCACCGAGGACGGCGAGATCGTCGAGCTCGACCTCAAGGAGTCCGCGCAGGGCGGCATGGGGCCGCACGGCCTGCTGATCGGCGCCACGGGCTCCGGCAAGAGCGAGCTGCTGCGCACGCTGGTGATGGGCCTCGCCGCCACACACTCCTCCGAGATCCTCAACCTGGTCCTGGTGGACTTCAAGGGCGGCGCCACCTTCCTCAACATGGACCGGCTGCCGCACACGTCGGCCGTCATCACCAACCTCGCCGACGAACTGCACCTGGTCGACCGCATGCGGGACTCCATCAACGGCGAGATGATCCGCCGCCAGGAACTGCTGCGCGAGGCCGGTTTCGCCTCCCTCTACGAGTACGAGAAGGCGCGCGGCGCCGGGGCCGCCACCCTCGCACCGCTGCCCTCCCTTCTCATCATCGTCGACGAGTTCTCCGAACTCCTGGCGAACAAGCCGGAGTTCGTTGAACTGTTCGTGTCGATCGGCCGGTTGGGGCGCAGCCTCGGCGTGCATCTGCTCCTCGCCTCGCAGCGCCTGGACGAGTCGCGCATTCACCGGGTCGAGGGGCACCTGTCGTACCGGCTCGCCCTGCGCACCTTCTCCTCCATGGAATCCCGCAGCGTGATCGGCACCTCCAGCGCCTACGAACTTCCGTCGGCCCCCGGCAACGGCTACCTCAAAGTGGACACGACCAACCTCGTACGGTTCAAGGCCGCGTACGTCTCCGGCCCCGCCCCCGCTCCGCAGGGCCCCGTGGAGACCGGACACGCGGACGGGCAGGTGCTGGAGGTGACCGCCTTCGGGCTGGCGCAGAGCGGGCCGCCGGCCTCGGTCCGCGCGGAGGAGGCCTCGGTGCTGGTGTCGCTCGCCGAGGAGGCCCTGCGCGACCAGGGTTCCGGGGCGGCCGAAGCGGAGGAAAGTGCCGAGAGCCCCGACGACAGCCTCCTCGACGTCCTCGTCGGGCGGCTGGAGGACAACGGCCCGCCCGCGCGCCAGGTCTGGCTGTCCCCGTTGTCGGAGTCGCCCGGTCTGGATCAGCTGCTGCCCGGCATCGTGCCCGACCCGGAGCGCGGCATGGGCGCGGCCGACCCCCGCGTCCAGGGCGCACTGCGGGTGCCGCTGGGCATGGTGGACCGTCCCTTCGAGCAGCTGCGCGAGCTGCTGGTCGCCGACCTGTCCGGCGCCGACGGGCACGTCGGCCTGGTGGGCGCGCCGCAGACCGGCAAGTCGACCATGCTGCGGACGCTGATGCTGTCGCTCGCGCTGACCCACACGCCGGCCGAGGTGCAGTTCTACTGCCTGGACTTCGGCGGGGGTGGCCTGGTGTCCACCGCCGGACTGCCGCACGTCGGCTCCGTCGCGACCCGCCTGGAGCGCGACCGGGTGCTGCGCACCGTCGAGGAGTTGTCGCAACTCCTGGAACGCAGGGAGCAGTTGTTCGCCGCCCGGGGGCTGGAGTCGATGGCCGCGTTCCGGGCGCTGCGCGCCGCCGGGACGGTCGACGACCCGTACGGGGACGTCTTCCTGCTCGTGGACGGGTGGGCCACGCTCCGCCAGGACTACGAGGACCTGGAGCAGCGGGTGATGGAACTCGCCGCCCGGGGGCTGTCGTTCGGCCTGCACGTGGTGGTGTCGGCCGTCCGCTGGTCCGAAGTGCGGCCGCGACTACGGGACATGCTGGGCACCAAGCTCGAACTGCGTCTCGGCGACTCGATGGAGTCCGAGGTCGGCTCCCGGGCCGCGGCCGGCGTCCCGCACCAACCCGGCCGGGGTCTGACCGGATCCGGCCACCACTTCCTGTCCGCGCTGCCCCGTCTCGACAGTTCCTCGCGCACCGACGACCTGACGGCCGCCACCAAGTCGGCGGTCGCGGAGATCGACACGTTCTGGACCGGCGTCCGCGCTCCCGGAGTCCGCCTGCTGCCGGCCACGCTGGACGCCCGCCGACTCCCCGCGCCCGCGGACACCCGCGACCTGAAGTTCTGCCTCGGCTGGGACGAGCAGCGGCTCGCACCCCTCTGGCACGACTTCGGCACCACGCCCCACCTGCTGGTGTACGGCGACGGCGAGACCGGTAAGACGAACGCGCTGCGGCTGGCGATCCGCGCCATCACCACCCGCTACCGGCCGGAGGAGGCGCGGATCCTGCTGGCCGACCCCGGCCGCGGACTGCTCAAGGACGTACCGGAGGAGTACCGCGTCGGGTACGTGGTCGACAACGACGGGCTCGGCAAGCTCGCCGAGAGCGCCGCCGTCTCCGTGGGCAAGCGGCAGCCCGGCGCCGACGTCTCCCCCGAGCAGTTGGAGAAGCGGGACTGGTGGAGCGGTCCGCTGCTGTTCGTCCTCATCGACGACTACGACCTGTTCTCCGGCGCGCCCGGCTCGGTCGCCCCGATGACGCCCTTGGTGCCGCTGCTCGCGCAGGGCGCCCACATCGGGCTGCACCTGGTCGTCGCGCGCAGCACCTCGGGCGCGATGCGGTCGGTGATGGACCCGCTGGTCCGCCGCATGTGGGAGCTGGGCAATCCGGCGCTGCTGTTCTCCTACCCCAAGGAGGAGGGCAAGTTCATCGGCGAGGCCAAGCCCCGCACCCTGCCCGCCGGGCGTGCCCAGCTCGTCACCCGGCGCACCGTCAAGCTGGTCCAGACCGGCCTGGTGTCGACGCCCCCCGCCCCCACCCCAGGAGCACGATGA
- the eccD gene encoding type VII secretion integral membrane protein EccD: MTTAVPLTGRATEVCRVSVETPDGRADLSVPVTTPVSVLLPVLLRQFGAGSAAAGTPWVLQRLGEEPLSPEATPESAGLRHGDVLHLRPADAPLPALHFDDVSDGVAHTVGEGPGRWRPELTRNLAIGLACLALAGLAAALLGAGTGPRTAAVAGAVAFVLAAACATASRMHADRGSVLVAGLGAFGFAALAGTTLREGPSAGHAPGLTGVLLGAGCVIALAGVLFALGALPLVVPGTVLLTAVAAAAGAGLAEGTGLRAEQAAAVVAVALFVLGHLAPRLALRTARLRVPQLPHDAQELQLDIEPEPGTRVSLRVSVATACLDMIGISSALVWAVALWLLTVREHSWTGWLLPLALSLAVLLRARGTNGTLQRMPAVLTGAYGLGLVLVVRTAQTGPAGRAVALLVLLAAAVLLLAGAWRLPRARLLPVWGHLGDLLEIVTALALLPLLLQVLHAYTYFRGLAG, translated from the coding sequence ATGACCACCGCCGTACCGCTGACGGGACGGGCCACCGAGGTCTGCCGCGTCAGCGTCGAGACACCGGACGGCCGTGCCGACCTGTCCGTCCCGGTCACCACCCCCGTGTCCGTCCTGCTCCCGGTGCTGCTCCGGCAGTTCGGCGCCGGGAGCGCCGCGGCCGGCACCCCGTGGGTGTTGCAGCGGCTCGGCGAGGAGCCCCTCTCCCCCGAGGCCACCCCGGAGAGCGCCGGACTGCGCCACGGCGACGTCCTGCATCTGCGGCCGGCCGACGCACCGCTGCCCGCCCTGCACTTCGACGACGTGTCCGACGGTGTCGCGCACACCGTCGGCGAAGGCCCGGGGCGGTGGCGGCCCGAACTCACACGGAACCTCGCCATCGGCCTGGCCTGCCTGGCGCTGGCCGGCCTCGCCGCCGCGTTGCTCGGCGCGGGCACCGGCCCCCGTACCGCCGCCGTCGCCGGCGCCGTCGCCTTCGTGCTGGCCGCGGCCTGTGCGACGGCCTCCCGGATGCACGCCGACCGCGGCAGCGTCCTGGTCGCCGGGCTCGGCGCGTTCGGCTTCGCCGCCCTGGCCGGGACGACCCTGCGCGAAGGTCCGTCCGCCGGCCACGCCCCCGGCCTGACCGGCGTGCTCCTCGGCGCCGGATGTGTCATCGCGCTGGCCGGCGTGCTGTTCGCACTGGGCGCGCTGCCGCTGGTGGTACCCGGCACCGTGCTCCTGACCGCGGTCGCGGCGGCCGCCGGGGCGGGGCTCGCCGAAGGCACCGGCCTGCGCGCCGAACAGGCCGCCGCGGTCGTCGCCGTCGCCCTGTTCGTCCTCGGGCACCTCGCGCCCCGGCTCGCGCTGCGCACGGCCCGGCTGCGCGTGCCCCAACTGCCGCACGACGCGCAGGAACTCCAACTGGACATCGAGCCGGAGCCGGGCACCCGGGTGTCCCTCCGGGTCTCCGTCGCCACCGCCTGCCTCGACATGATCGGCATCTCGTCCGCGCTGGTCTGGGCGGTCGCCCTGTGGCTGCTGACCGTCCGCGAGCACAGCTGGACGGGCTGGCTGCTGCCGCTCGCCCTCAGCCTGGCCGTACTGCTCCGCGCGCGCGGCACCAACGGCACCCTCCAGCGAATGCCGGCGGTGCTGACGGGCGCGTACGGGCTGGGGCTGGTCCTCGTGGTCCGCACCGCGCAGACCGGGCCCGCGGGGCGGGCCGTCGCCCTGCTGGTGCTGCTGGCCGCCGCGGTCCTGCTGCTGGCGGGTGCCTGGCGGTTGCCGCGGGCCCGGCTGCTGCCGGTCTGGGGGCACCTCGGCGACCTCCTGGAGATCGTCACGGCGCTGGCCCTGCTGCCGCTGCTGCTGCAAGTGCTGCACGCGTACACGTACTTCCGCGGTCTCGCGGGCTAG